A part of Larkinella insperata genomic DNA contains:
- a CDS encoding RNA polymerase sigma factor, translating to METKLYIDRHVELVERCKQGERRAQYELYKHYSKAMFNVCLRILNHVGEAEDVLQEAFLDAFNNLHSFRNQSTFGAWLKQIVINRSINHLRSRKSRAGLQWIDLDGQRLGEDDGLDVADTEPFDEEGVQLEVDRVRRAMQELPEGYRVVLSLYLFEGYDHEEIGAVLNISETTSRTQYMRAKKRLLELLK from the coding sequence TTGGAAACAAAGTTGTATATAGACCGACATGTCGAACTCGTAGAAAGGTGTAAACAGGGCGAAAGACGTGCGCAGTACGAACTGTACAAGCACTATTCGAAAGCCATGTTTAACGTCTGTTTACGCATCCTCAATCACGTAGGTGAGGCTGAGGATGTGTTGCAGGAAGCCTTTTTAGACGCGTTCAATAATCTTCATTCGTTCCGGAATCAATCGACGTTTGGTGCATGGCTCAAACAGATTGTAATTAACCGGTCGATCAATCACCTGAGGAGCCGAAAAAGCCGTGCCGGTTTGCAGTGGATTGATCTGGACGGCCAGCGGCTGGGCGAAGACGACGGTTTGGATGTGGCTGATACCGAACCGTTCGACGAAGAAGGTGTTCAACTGGAAGTGGACCGGGTACGCCGGGCCATGCAGGAACTGCCGGAAGGGTACCGCGTGGTGCTGTCGCTGTATTTGTTTGAAGGTTACGATCATGAGGAAATCGGGGCCGTACTGAACATCAGCGAAACCACCTCCCGAACCCAGTACATGCGGGCAAAAAAACGGCTTTTGGAGTTGTTGAAATAG
- the rocD gene encoding ornithine--oxo-acid transaminase: METLPTVTATQQAIDLEWQYGAHNYKPVPVVLNRGEGIFLWDVEGKKYFDFLSAYSAVSQGHCHPRIISALIEQAQRLTLTSRAFHTDLLGQCEKYLCEYFGYDKALMMNSGAEGGETALKLTRKWAYKVKGIPQNQAKTVYATGNFWGRTLAAISSSTDPESTNDYGPLLPGYLLIPYNDLNALEAIFRKEPNIAGFMVEPIQGEAGVVVPDEGYLKGVRELCTKYNVLFIADEVQTGIGRTGKRLACDHEDVKPDLLVLGKALSGGVMPVSAVLANDEVMLTIRPGEHGSTYGGNPLACAVTMAALRVVEDEKLADNAEAMGQLFRQRMNALIQKTDMVKLVRGKGLLNAIVVGERPAYGEKTAWEICLRLKDLGLLCKPTHGDKIRFAPPLIITEEQMHEACDMIEKVILEI; the protein is encoded by the coding sequence ATGGAAACTCTACCAACGGTCACGGCGACTCAGCAGGCTATTGATCTGGAATGGCAATATGGCGCGCATAACTATAAACCGGTACCGGTGGTGCTCAACCGCGGAGAAGGCATCTTCCTGTGGGATGTAGAAGGAAAAAAATATTTCGATTTTCTGTCGGCTTATAGCGCTGTTAGTCAGGGGCATTGCCACCCGCGTATCATCAGTGCGCTCATCGAGCAGGCCCAGCGCCTGACGCTGACCTCGCGCGCTTTTCATACCGATTTGCTGGGGCAGTGCGAAAAATACCTCTGTGAGTATTTCGGCTACGATAAAGCGCTGATGATGAACTCGGGTGCAGAAGGGGGAGAAACCGCCCTGAAACTAACCCGCAAATGGGCTTACAAGGTAAAAGGCATTCCGCAGAACCAGGCCAAAACCGTGTATGCCACCGGTAATTTCTGGGGCCGGACCCTGGCGGCTATTTCGTCTTCCACCGATCCGGAAAGTACCAACGACTACGGCCCGCTGCTGCCGGGTTATCTGCTCATTCCTTACAACGACCTGAACGCCCTGGAAGCGATTTTCCGGAAAGAACCAAACATCGCCGGTTTTATGGTCGAACCGATTCAGGGCGAAGCGGGCGTTGTGGTGCCCGACGAAGGCTACTTGAAAGGCGTGCGGGAATTGTGTACGAAATACAACGTGCTCTTCATTGCCGACGAGGTACAGACCGGAATCGGGCGGACCGGCAAACGACTGGCCTGCGACCATGAAGACGTGAAACCGGACTTGCTCGTTCTCGGAAAAGCACTTTCTGGTGGCGTTATGCCGGTTTCTGCGGTGCTGGCCAACGACGAAGTGATGCTCACCATCCGACCGGGCGAACACGGCTCTACCTACGGCGGCAACCCGCTGGCGTGTGCCGTTACGATGGCCGCCCTGCGCGTAGTGGAAGACGAGAAACTGGCCGACAATGCCGAAGCGATGGGCCAACTTTTTCGCCAGCGCATGAACGCCCTGATTCAGAAAACCGATATGGTCAAGCTGGTGCGCGGAAAAGGATTGCTGAACGCCATTGTTGTGGGTGAACGTCCGGCTTACGGCGAAAAAACGGCCTGGGAAATTTGCCTGCGACTCAAAGACCTGGGCTTGCTGTGCAAACCGACCCACGGCGACAAAATCCGGTTTGCTCCTCCGCTGATCATTACCGAAGAACAAATGCACGAAGCCTGCGACATGATTGAAAAGGTAATTCTGGAAATCTAA
- the rpmB gene encoding 50S ribosomal protein L28 has product MARVCQITGKRTRVGNNVSHANNRTKRKFFPNLQKKRFFLESQGAWVTLKVATSAMRTINKKGLEAVLKDAHQKGTLSV; this is encoded by the coding sequence ATGGCACGAGTTTGTCAAATTACAGGAAAACGGACGCGGGTTGGTAATAACGTATCACACGCTAACAATAGAACAAAGCGCAAGTTTTTCCCCAACCTGCAGAAGAAACGTTTCTTCCTGGAGTCGCAGGGTGCATGGGTTACACTGAAGGTTGCTACTTCGGCCATGCGGACGATTAACAAAAAAGGTTTGGAAGCTGTCCTGAAAGACGCTCACCAAAAAGGTACGCTGTCGGTTTAA
- a CDS encoding RNA polymerase sigma factor: protein MTLEAIFYACQQENRQGQKALYDRYASRMYRLCVRYLRDTAEAEDVMMEAFMHVFEGIGKLSYQGERPFEAWLKRIFINQSLMHLRQRKVFWMTLDHESADLSNPLQADDELSAQQLLQLLFELPDGYRTVFNLYAVEGYSHQEIGALLGISESTSKSQLHKARRALQELVKKSENGAKS from the coding sequence GTGACGCTTGAAGCCATTTTCTACGCCTGCCAGCAGGAAAACCGCCAGGGTCAGAAGGCTTTATACGATCGGTACGCATCGCGTATGTACCGGCTGTGCGTGCGGTATCTGCGCGACACCGCCGAAGCTGAAGACGTGATGATGGAAGCGTTCATGCATGTTTTCGAGGGTATCGGAAAGCTGTCGTATCAGGGCGAGCGGCCATTCGAAGCCTGGCTGAAGCGGATTTTCATCAACCAGTCGCTGATGCACCTTCGGCAGCGCAAAGTGTTCTGGATGACGCTTGACCACGAATCGGCGGACCTCAGCAATCCGCTTCAGGCCGATGATGAGCTGTCGGCGCAACAACTGCTGCAGTTGCTGTTTGAGTTGCCCGACGGTTACCGGACGGTTTTTAACCTCTACGCCGTTGAAGGGTATTCGCACCAGGAAATTGGCGCGCTGCTGGGCATCAGCGAAAGTACGTCGAAGTCGCAGTTGCACAAAGCCCGGAGGGCCTTGCAGGAATTGGTAAAAAAAAGTGAAAACGGGGCAAAATCATGA
- a CDS encoding DUF5522 domain-containing protein → MLNPNSPKPRVDGLADEDYYFNEQGYLVFTAAYHLKRGYCCKNGCKHCPWKKLKP, encoded by the coding sequence ATGCTGAATCCCAATTCTCCAAAGCCCCGGGTCGATGGCCTGGCCGATGAAGATTATTACTTTAATGAACAGGGCTACCTGGTCTTCACGGCCGCCTACCACCTGAAGCGTGGTTACTGTTGCAAAAACGGCTGTAAGCATTGCCCCTGGAAAAAATTGAAGCCTTGA